A window from Rhizosphaericola mali encodes these proteins:
- a CDS encoding basic secretory protein-like protein: MGKNNIVKIVCTAAIGIATFSNSFAQHKKHSWDVIDTAGIVSSDTIKKDGITLVFINKDPNFDPAVAKRMEETFFTIYPKECKIYNPKSRKDVTMFIDPTYDGVAATGGGLMRVNPEWMHKHPEDIDVVTHEAMHIVQGYPRYEPIWVTEGIADYVRATLGVDNAGANWKLPDYNPKQSYKNSYRITARFFIWLTKNKNKLIIEKLDAAMRDNTYTDAFWKNQTGKTIDELWAEYGANPVI, encoded by the coding sequence ATGGGAAAAAATAATATAGTTAAAATTGTATGTACAGCAGCAATAGGAATTGCTACTTTTAGTAATTCATTTGCACAGCATAAAAAACATAGTTGGGATGTGATTGATACTGCTGGAATAGTTAGTAGTGATACGATTAAGAAAGATGGAATTACATTGGTGTTTATCAATAAAGATCCAAATTTTGATCCTGCAGTTGCAAAAAGGATGGAAGAAACTTTTTTTACGATTTATCCCAAAGAATGTAAAATTTACAATCCAAAATCTCGTAAAGACGTTACCATGTTTATTGATCCAACCTACGATGGTGTCGCCGCAACCGGAGGTGGTTTAATGAGAGTGAATCCTGAATGGATGCATAAGCATCCAGAAGATATTGATGTAGTAACACATGAGGCGATGCATATTGTACAAGGTTATCCAAGATATGAACCAATATGGGTGACTGAAGGTATTGCGGACTATGTAAGAGCAACATTGGGTGTGGATAATGCAGGCGCAAACTGGAAATTGCCCGACTATAATCCCAAACAAAGTTATAAAAATTCCTATCGTATAACTGCACGCTTTTTTATATGGTTAACGAAAAATAAGAATAAATTAATAATAGAAAAATTGGACGCTGCTATGCGTGATAATACGTACACAGATGCATTTTGGAAAAACCAAACGGGTAAAACTATCGACGAGCTATGGGCAGAATATGGTGCAAATCCAGTAATTTAA
- a CDS encoding glycoside hydrolase family 43 protein yields the protein MKTVLVSLIAIIPILGFAQKKKDLKSSGNPIFPGWYADPEAIVYGKEYWVFPTYSDKYENQVFFDAFSSKDLVHWTKHKDVLDSSNVKWAKQAMWAPAVLEKDKKYYLFFGANDIHPGEVGGIGVAVANKPAGPYKDLLGKPLIDTIVNGAQPIDQFVFKDKEGQYYMFYGGWGHCNVVRLKSDFSKLVPFSDGTLYKEVTPKNYVEGPFMFERKGIYYFMWSEGGWTGPDYKVAYSMSENPLGPFKRIGTVLVQNFDIANGAGHHSIIHNPKSDKYYIVYHRRPNGETAANHRETCIEEINFDKDGKIIPVNISKSGVKMDGL from the coding sequence ATGAAAACAGTTTTAGTCTCGCTCATTGCGATAATTCCGATATTGGGATTTGCTCAAAAGAAAAAAGATTTGAAATCATCTGGTAATCCAATTTTTCCAGGTTGGTATGCTGATCCAGAGGCTATTGTTTATGGGAAAGAATATTGGGTATTTCCGACCTATTCTGATAAGTATGAAAATCAAGTATTTTTTGATGCCTTTTCTTCCAAGGATCTAGTACATTGGACTAAGCACAAGGATGTTTTGGATTCTTCTAACGTAAAGTGGGCAAAACAAGCAATGTGGGCACCTGCTGTATTAGAAAAAGATAAAAAGTATTATTTATTTTTTGGTGCAAATGATATACATCCAGGCGAGGTGGGCGGTATTGGTGTCGCTGTGGCAAATAAACCAGCAGGTCCTTATAAAGATCTGTTAGGGAAACCATTGATAGATACGATTGTAAATGGTGCACAGCCAATTGATCAATTTGTATTCAAAGATAAAGAAGGTCAATATTATATGTTTTATGGTGGTTGGGGGCATTGTAATGTCGTTCGTCTCAAGTCTGATTTTTCAAAATTAGTTCCATTCTCAGATGGAACGCTATACAAAGAGGTGACACCAAAAAACTATGTTGAGGGACCTTTTATGTTTGAACGTAAAGGGATTTATTATTTTATGTGGTCAGAAGGAGGCTGGACTGGACCAGATTATAAAGTTGCCTATTCTATGTCTGAAAATCCGCTGGGACCATTTAAACGTATCGGAACTGTCTTGGTTCAAAATTTTGATATAGCGAATGGCGCAGGACATCATTCTATTATTCATAATCCGAAATCAGACAAGTATTATATTGTTTATCATCGTAGACCAAATGGAGAAACCGCTGCAAATCATAGAGAGACTTGTATTGAAGAAATAAATTTTGATAAAGATGGTAAGATAATTCCAGTTAACATAAGTAAGTCAGGAGTGAAGATGGATGGTTTGTAA
- a CDS encoding GH92 family glycosyl hydrolase — MQYKKVCNCLVGIFILMNARGQSVYKDLTKYVNPLIGTGAVDKNSLSGSNFPGPTLPFSMVQLSPDTEDAPDDPASGYDYYAKTIVGFSHTHLSGTGVSDLFDILLIPTNGRLYMSPGTVDKKKPGFRSTFSHQDEQAIPGYYQVKLTDYGINAELTSSAHVGMHRYTFSEKDSSRIIIDLDHSLNKKRTYWSCKILDAQIKVIAPNAIEGYRIITGWANMRKVYFHIEFSKPFKDVLFANGNGAPKLNTILNGNALKAAAEFDTKPGEQILSKVALSAVSIENARENMQAEIPNWDFDQVKQNAHDIWEKELDKIAIDGTDSQKTIFYTALYHAFTQPNNIADVNGDYMATDYTIHKAEDKTHYSTFSIWDTYRAANPLYSLIAPKKSGAFINSMLRQYQTYGFLPIWQLWGEENYCMIGNHSIPVIVDAVMKGIGGFNVDSAYEAVKNSSLRDHQGSPFSVWEKYHYIPENIQSQSVSIALEMSFDDWCVAQFAKHLGKTADYNYFMQRAQYYKNLHNKQTNFFQAKNSDGQWLPKFNPLDYGGNGGSPFTEGNAWQYYWYVPQDVPSLIDITGGKEAFTQKLDTFFTLVDKSGETNGNASGFIGQYAHGNEPSHHVTYLYDYAGQPWKTQYYVSKVLREQYTTASSGYSGNDDCGQMSAWYIFSSMGFYPVNPASGVYAIGSPILKSATITLPNGKIFTIKTKNVSDQNFYIEKIKLNGKDYPYSYITQTVLDQGGTMEFEMGNKPNKKRAINTNAYPLEWGYNTK; from the coding sequence ATGCAATATAAAAAAGTTTGTAACTGCTTAGTGGGGATTTTCATTTTGATGAATGCACGCGGACAATCCGTTTATAAGGATTTAACTAAATATGTAAATCCATTAATAGGTACGGGTGCTGTAGATAAAAATAGCCTTTCTGGTAGCAATTTTCCAGGGCCGACTTTGCCTTTTTCTATGGTACAGCTCAGTCCTGATACGGAAGATGCGCCCGACGATCCCGCTTCAGGATATGATTATTACGCAAAAACAATTGTGGGATTTAGTCATACACATTTGAGTGGCACTGGAGTTTCTGATTTATTTGATATATTATTAATTCCTACAAATGGGCGACTGTATATGTCACCAGGAACAGTTGATAAGAAAAAACCTGGTTTTCGCTCAACCTTTTCACATCAGGACGAGCAAGCAATCCCCGGATATTATCAAGTGAAGTTGACGGATTATGGCATAAATGCAGAGTTGACATCCTCTGCACATGTAGGTATGCATCGTTATACATTTTCTGAAAAAGATAGCTCAAGGATTATTATTGATCTAGATCATTCGTTAAATAAAAAACGTACCTATTGGTCTTGTAAGATATTGGATGCTCAGATTAAAGTCATCGCTCCCAATGCAATTGAGGGTTATAGAATAATTACTGGTTGGGCCAATATGCGAAAGGTGTATTTTCATATTGAATTTTCCAAACCATTCAAAGATGTGTTATTTGCCAATGGTAATGGGGCTCCTAAATTAAATACTATTCTTAATGGTAATGCGCTAAAAGCTGCGGCTGAATTTGACACAAAACCTGGTGAACAAATTCTATCCAAGGTCGCATTATCTGCAGTCAGTATAGAGAACGCTCGTGAAAATATGCAAGCAGAAATTCCAAATTGGGATTTTGATCAGGTAAAACAAAATGCACATGATATTTGGGAAAAAGAATTAGATAAAATTGCAATTGACGGTACAGATTCTCAAAAAACTATTTTCTATACAGCACTATATCATGCATTTACACAACCAAATAATATTGCGGATGTAAATGGGGATTATATGGCAACAGACTATACAATTCACAAAGCGGAAGATAAAACGCATTATTCTACATTTTCTATTTGGGATACTTATAGAGCAGCCAACCCGTTGTATTCTTTGATCGCGCCTAAGAAATCTGGAGCGTTTATTAATAGCATGTTACGTCAATATCAGACCTATGGTTTTCTTCCTATTTGGCAATTATGGGGCGAGGAAAACTATTGTATGATTGGCAATCATTCCATTCCTGTTATAGTAGATGCGGTGATGAAAGGAATTGGTGGATTTAATGTTGATTCAGCTTATGAAGCAGTGAAAAATTCATCTTTGAGAGATCATCAAGGTTCGCCTTTTTCAGTATGGGAAAAATATCACTATATACCGGAAAATATACAATCTCAATCTGTATCTATAGCGTTGGAGATGTCTTTTGACGATTGGTGTGTAGCTCAATTTGCAAAACATTTGGGTAAAACTGCAGACTATAATTATTTTATGCAAAGAGCGCAATACTATAAAAACTTGCATAATAAACAAACGAACTTTTTCCAAGCTAAAAATAGTGATGGTCAATGGTTGCCCAAATTTAATCCTTTAGATTATGGTGGCAACGGCGGCAGTCCTTTTACAGAAGGAAATGCATGGCAATACTATTGGTATGTGCCACAGGATGTTCCTAGCTTGATTGATATTACAGGAGGAAAAGAAGCATTTACACAGAAATTGGATACCTTTTTTACTTTAGTTGACAAGAGTGGCGAGACGAATGGCAATGCTTCTGGTTTCATTGGTCAGTATGCGCACGGTAATGAGCCTAGTCATCATGTAACTTATTTGTATGATTATGCAGGTCAACCTTGGAAAACGCAGTATTATGTATCCAAAGTTCTACGAGAACAATATACAACTGCTAGTTCGGGTTATTCTGGTAATGATGATTGTGGGCAAATGTCCGCTTGGTACATATTTAGTTCTATGGGATTTTATCCTGTAAATCCAGCTAGTGGTGTTTATGCGATTGGTTCCCCTATTTTGAAATCAGCGACGATTACCCTCCCTAATGGTAAAATTTTTACTATAAAAACAAAAAATGTATCTGATCAGAATTTTTATATCGAGAAGATTAAATTAAATGGTAAAGATTATCCATATTCTTACATTACTCAAACAGTGTTAGATCAAGGAGGAACTATGGAATTTGAGATGGGTAATAAACCTAATAAAAAAAGAGCAATTAATACAAATGCCTACCCATTGGAGTGGGGATATAATACTAAATAA
- a CDS encoding glycoside hydrolase domain-containing protein, translated as MIKKRFPIYGILFGVFVLNISFAQNKKEDVASLVNVFLGTSADHGQMSPAASYPFSMVSIGPQTYPHQHTGYEYAAKKFDGFTHTRVEGVGCMGSGGNLLIKPYLGEYSDTSLLLKLAQNAGAGYYDVAFTNGIKVHLAAAENTGKEMYHFPKGEKGFFFDLSHTLANGFVAEEHSLKGNAISGWIDAHTTCGVGTYRLFYYLQLSGNAAWKELGNHKLSAQISDPSQDITALVGLSDVDVNYAKASALKGSNWNVQTAAHQSWNSLLGRIKVHGDKEREKLFYSLLYRTMQSPYLISEADGSYRNTGGELKKSATQMYNGWSVWDNYKTQLPLLSLFYSDKYQGMVTSLANLYLAGKKDYATQHEPTNTVRTEHTVVVLLDAYNKGYKVPFAEIIDSVKQEVDHLDFSSPDKSLEYSYDTWALSEIYKILGNKTEADHYLQKALDYKQYWKKDFQDMTKNDVDRVGTRHLYQGTIWQYRWFVPFDIQGLIDLDGGKNEFTDKLSYFFDHDLYNHANEPDIQVPALFNASSTPWRAQEWMHKLAVDSVVQYYFNDNSKGIDPFIDRIYKNVPQAYIRTMDDDAGANSAWFVLAACGIYPACVGLPEYYLNVPLFPQIDISFPTGKKLSVEVADFSDKNYYIQNVWLNGKLLEGNTLSQQELSKGGILKILAGNKPNKTWGTKSPFVTKLELNK; from the coding sequence ATGATAAAAAAGAGATTTCCAATTTATGGTATTTTATTCGGTGTATTTGTCTTAAATATTTCTTTTGCACAAAATAAAAAGGAAGATGTTGCCTCCCTTGTAAATGTGTTTTTAGGTACAAGTGCTGATCATGGACAAATGTCCCCTGCTGCGTCCTATCCGTTTAGCATGGTAAGTATTGGACCGCAGACATATCCACATCAACATACAGGTTATGAGTACGCCGCTAAAAAATTTGACGGATTTACTCATACACGTGTGGAAGGTGTTGGTTGTATGGGCAGTGGTGGAAATCTCCTAATCAAACCATATTTAGGCGAATATTCGGATACTTCTTTGTTATTGAAACTTGCACAGAATGCAGGCGCTGGATATTACGATGTGGCATTTACCAATGGAATTAAAGTGCATCTTGCAGCTGCGGAAAATACAGGAAAAGAAATGTATCATTTTCCAAAGGGGGAAAAAGGATTTTTCTTTGATCTGAGTCATACATTGGCTAATGGATTTGTTGCTGAGGAACACTCGTTGAAAGGAAATGCTATTTCTGGTTGGATTGATGCCCACACAACTTGTGGCGTAGGTACCTATAGATTGTTTTATTATTTACAATTGAGTGGTAATGCTGCATGGAAGGAATTGGGGAATCATAAATTATCTGCGCAAATTTCCGACCCTAGTCAAGATATAACTGCACTAGTTGGTCTATCAGATGTGGATGTTAATTATGCGAAAGCTTCTGCATTAAAAGGTTCCAATTGGAATGTTCAAACTGCCGCACATCAATCTTGGAATAGTTTGCTCGGACGTATCAAAGTACATGGCGATAAAGAACGTGAAAAACTTTTTTACTCTTTATTGTATCGTACGATGCAATCTCCATATTTGATATCAGAAGCTGACGGCTCATACAGAAATACAGGTGGAGAATTGAAAAAATCCGCTACGCAAATGTATAATGGTTGGTCCGTCTGGGATAACTATAAAACGCAATTGCCTTTATTGTCTTTATTTTATTCGGATAAATATCAAGGCATGGTGACTTCGCTTGCTAATTTGTATTTAGCGGGGAAAAAAGACTATGCGACACAACATGAACCAACAAATACAGTCCGTACAGAACATACTGTTGTTGTATTGCTAGATGCTTACAATAAAGGTTACAAAGTGCCATTTGCAGAGATTATTGATAGTGTAAAACAAGAAGTGGATCATTTAGATTTTTCTAGTCCGGATAAAAGTTTGGAATATAGTTACGATACTTGGGCATTGAGTGAAATTTATAAAATTTTAGGAAATAAGACTGAGGCGGATCATTATTTGCAAAAAGCATTAGACTATAAACAATATTGGAAAAAGGATTTCCAAGATATGACCAAAAATGATGTAGATCGTGTCGGTACACGTCATTTGTACCAAGGTACAATCTGGCAGTATAGATGGTTTGTCCCTTTTGATATACAAGGACTCATTGATCTGGATGGTGGAAAAAATGAATTTACTGATAAGCTATCGTATTTCTTCGATCATGATTTATATAATCATGCAAATGAACCAGATATTCAAGTTCCTGCCTTATTTAATGCATCATCTACTCCTTGGAGAGCACAAGAATGGATGCACAAATTAGCAGTGGATTCCGTTGTGCAGTATTATTTTAATGATAATTCAAAAGGTATTGATCCCTTCATTGACCGCATTTATAAAAATGTACCTCAGGCGTATATTCGTACGATGGATGATGATGCAGGAGCTAATTCGGCTTGGTTTGTTTTGGCAGCTTGTGGGATTTATCCTGCCTGCGTTGGTTTACCAGAATATTACTTAAATGTGCCATTATTTCCACAAATTGATATATCTTTTCCCACTGGTAAAAAATTATCCGTTGAAGTAGCGGATTTTAGTGATAAAAACTACTATATTCAAAATGTTTGGCTAAATGGTAAATTATTGGAAGGCAATACTTTATCACAACAGGAATTGTCTAAAGGAGGTATTTTGAAAATTTTGGCTGGAAATAAACCCAACAAGACTTGGGGTACGAAATCTCCATTTGTTACAAAA